One Aegilops tauschii subsp. strangulata cultivar AL8/78 chromosome 7, Aet v6.0, whole genome shotgun sequence genomic window carries:
- the LOC109737069 gene encoding transcription factor bHLH62, translating to METNEKNANDLEEKNQPSGHSQQPSFHGPGFSLSPEPQMDSSSSALAAMGNPFPPGLWNPPGQNFGLGETNTNAMLNGHQFSSFLGMLSAATPAYPGAPSGFMDCGTGFPGLSANSLGAMMDHPFSRNPPMGSFQNDIETSREMNVDEGCKDALLTGDRQQGDTESSHGVDASSKDLSKPECSGGAGQDEGPSVSCPKKRKRPSQDRGVKHVQEGSQQLATLAAKQEKDDDDKDEPKRPIGTSRKSNGKQTEDKSDAPKEDYIHIRARSGQATNSHSLAERVRREKISERMKFLQDLVPGCSKVIGKAVMLDEIINYVQSLQRQVEFLSMKLSAVNPALDFNIERILSKDLFQSQGTASSTFGFLPDIGHQFLHPPKHSQAALHSIVNPADAFGRVTNAPVGCTFKEATHQVSNNFDGEFHNVIGMPFTLFNDQESNGKP from the exons ATGGAGACGAATGAGAAGAACGCTAATGATTTGGAGGAGAAGAACCAGCCCAGCGGGCACAGCCAGCAGCCGAGCTTCCACGGGCCGGGGTTCTCGCTCTCTCCGGAACCTCAGATGGATTCTTCCAGCAGTGCGCTGGCCGCCATGGGGAACCCGTTCCCTCCTGGCTTATGGAACCCACCTGGCCAGAACTTCGGGTTGGGGGAGACCAACACGAACGCTATGCTTAATGGACACCAGTTCTCCTCGTTCTTGGGGATGCTGTCAGCAGCGACGCCCGCATATCCCGGCGCCCCGTCGGGGTTCATGGATTGTGGAACAGGGTTTCCTGGCTTAAGTGCAAACAGTCTTGGAGCCATGATGGATCACCCTTTTTCCAGGAACCCTCCTATGGGTAGTTTCCAGAACGATATTGAGACGTCTAGGGAGATGAATGTGGACGAAGGTTGCAAGGATGCATTATTGACCGGTGATAGGCAGCAAGGAGATACCGAGAGTTCACATGGTGTTGATGCCTCTAGCAAGGATTTAAGCAAGCCGGAGTGCAGTGGTGGCGCTGGTCAGGATGAAGGGCCTAGTGTGTCTTGTCCCAAGAAGAGGAAAAGACCAAGCCAG GATCGTGGGGTGAAGCATGTACAAGAAGGAAGCCAGCAATTGGCAACTCTCGCTGCAAAGCAGGAGAAAGATGATGATGACAAAGATGAACCAAAGAGGCCTATTGGGACATCCAGAAAGTCCAACGGGAAGCAAACTGAGGATAAATCTGATGCGCCAAAGGAAGATTACATTCATATAAGAGCTCGAAGTGGCCAGGCTACAAACAGCCATAGTCTTGCAGAAAGG GTTCGGAGGGAAAAGATTAGTGAAAGGATGAAATTTCTTCAGGACCTTGTTCCTGGTTGTAGCAAA GTCATTGGTAAAGCCGTTATGCTGGATGAGATAATCAATTATGTTCAATCATTACAGCGGCAAGTTGAG TTTTTGTCGATGAAACTTTCAGCTGTCAACCCAGCACTAGACTTCAACATAGAGCGCATTCTATCTAAGGAT TTATTTCAGTCTCAAGGAACTGCATCGTCTACCTTTGGCTTCTTACCAGACATTGGCCATCAATTTTTGCATCCACCAAAACATTCTCAAGCTGCGTTGCACAGCATTGTAAATCCCGCCGATGCATTTGGAAGGGTAACAAATGCTCCGGTAGGATGTACATTCAAAGAGGCCACACATCAG GTGTCCAATAATTTTGATGGAGAGTTCCACAACGTGATTGGGATGCCTTTTACCCTTTTTAACGACCAAGAATCAAATGGTAAACCTTGA